A region from the Aphis gossypii isolate Hap1 chromosome 1, ASM2018417v2, whole genome shotgun sequence genome encodes:
- the LOC114127981 gene encoding general transcription factor 3C polypeptide 1 isoform X2 — MGSCKEYFTRFNLASFPRKISVEEAEKRWGRCLVIVANQEVRTKALIPEDKQCTLNISVRYYLVLERIGRSRYLGEASYGTHSLRAIFPDSKALSYIRNRLTDDGLIKNQALAFSGSSTQVANRIVISSLNRFFVKRQSMIDAMVSRIVEYLKSQPNSLASYDQVKSECNISLSKTFKQPQIKKICDTNLMLKYRELYPNATESEYLYKKEPKNEKVIRCIKLKNSVETEHENKTAVEGREFKQDCTFERQILRWIEKHGDLGVTLSDISRAFRFTTDGNLEGVLKKLTNLNYLTKSYCDRGRTKVFSYIANTYKSIYVDDNVEIENLLVTKTQEPKSENVINDFLINTSEDNTRNISFNTAHEQTSIKIECCDESSQNLYSYNNLDTDNDNTLINISAQDENTKQSDVEQTITRIMEHGYCKTVYERSKQTVSLTDRFYFRQNIIFNMLSADNIISLLNLKKSIIETEKENPKFIGTLDIKTLIKIIGYFEKLGKLKSVQYQVTYDTKTVNQSFIGTPSVDFTTPEAISYMNSFLNRFNNTMKATRADKKWNLIVYKSPEPKINISELKLPRFMKMRSLHEYLYYLVYDHPGESLLNTCNETEATVTSYRNDIIQGEKAQLPKVYFPTVGWKMFVPPLPKYPKYPDGWFFVSDIIHHMPLDLMLKIVNFNKSKVNLDKLVTYATHPVFKYLPLMTLSSEVRSTLSQGLKKHIRHTLNVLRLLCTIGLIQFGQKTYKDTELIYAYLNRRASLLNTVKSSPSYYRISDMDYEKRSYEFFSNYELETFWLDTWYFCTNTPLGYRISNALNKPKRREIIERSKIAIDLACSPIGPLEAVSQDDGTIPGDSKGAAGFDSHLFAHLARNWSLKKKSIMSASRRKTKLNLLLMQRTKKHRAKEKKKSEMTKNQLYTMRFKWTAVEDQVLLFWKLGAMLIKQVKSHAFLSYGIKDVFKSIFGKYYRSKSIDNYLRRIRYLMRHSSIETNVNTLYKELKNDEEIQELFKRDIEKQHELYNTKKYKAMRDLIVSNIKQFIVLLRERGTTIDTTSVINKSKKSAIIQPVDVVQESDIYVAKISQFTPDVLEMEFNYSEPICNQLDCVQEIDYIFTVNEIATSIVSSLIHSSLNNKTADPRISLCYLQAFKQYPEDILRQSFSTLKDSSIITCSQYHKESLQILLSTPHIIQSRTYNYGPKFYSTLIGTKDVERYRSAFIAYSNIKEDLSERKILLLYPSCGLCTALTSMSLTNTIDISIEFDKKYLEYMPDENLDKASKCLKNTLKRMRSRHFDLLSTSNDSVEYIKIITSVTKQLKNYEVICKLKQSIQNIEEEIDLVAQSIFCRPTFTPQLEYLTTGLSELCMQILKFCHTKGQCGASQLEIKKNFEDLSLFVLTTSVRYLTDKDLLLRAGIETPVYVHHEYSDLWLVKIPSENWSSAVNYDSIIMEDENVSHLESDSEDADSILPPLKRMREEHPTETNTNTFDRIKIRPWTRLNLTINKELLEKFLNSVLTKIIVKPGIYLKTLKKDYCTILQPMVVRELVEMLEAMKCIKMIHVKNICRPSFFSNPSPLNHNLVFTDVKGLEDDSLIILEPTLDCEIRFGYFSNKFGDYVK, encoded by the exons ATGGGATCgtgtaaagaatattttacaagattCAATCTAGCATCATTCCCGAGGAAAATATCAGTTGAAGAAGCAGAAAAACg ATGGGGTAGGTGTTTGGTTATAGTGGCCAATCAAGAAGTACGCACAAAAGCTTTAATTCCAGAAGATAAACAGTGTACCTTAAATATATCAGttcgttattatttagtattagagAGAATTGGACGCTCACGTTATTTAGGAGAAGCATCCTATGGTACTCATTCATTAAGAGCTATTTTTCCTGATTCTAAAGCATTATCTTATATACGAAACCGATTAACTGATGatggtttgataaaaaatcag gCACTTGCTTTTTCTGGAAGCAGTACACAAGTAGCTAATCGTATTGTTATTTCAAGTTTGAATCGATTTTTTGTTAAACGACAATCTATGATTGATGCAATGGTTTCAAGAATTGTAGAGTATTTGAAATCACAACCTAATTCATTGGCATCATATGATCAAGTAAAATCTGAATGCAATATTAGTTtatctaaaacatttaaacaacctcagatcaaaaaaatatgtgatacCAACTta ATGCTCAAGTATCGTGAGTTATATCCAAATGCTACTGAAAgtgaatatttgtataagaAAGAACCTAAAAATGAAAAGGTTAttagatgtattaaattaaagaatagTGTAGAAACAGAACATGAAAACAAAACTGCTGTTGAag gACGTGAGTTTAAACAAGATTGTACATTTGAACGCCAGATTCTTAGATGGATTGAAAAACATGGTGACTTAGGCGTAACACTTTCTGACATATCTCGTGCTTTTAGATTTACTACTGATGGTAATTTAGAAGGGGTTTTGAAGAAgcttactaatttaaattatttaactaaaagttATTGTGATCGAGGTAGAACAAAAGTTTTTAG ttatattgctaatacttataaatcgATATATGTGGATGATAATgttgaaatagaaaatttacttGTAACAAAAACTCAAGAACCAAAGtcagaaaatgtaataaatgattttttgatCAATACTTCTGAAGATAACACAAGaaatatatcttttaataCAGCACATGAACaaacttcaataaaaattgagtGTTGTGATGAGTCTAGTCAGAATTtgtatagctataataatctAGATACAGACaatgataatacattaattaacatttcagcccaa GATGAAAATACTAAACAAAGTGACGTAGAACAAACGATTACACGAATAATGGAACATGGATATTGCAAAACAGTATATGAAAGATCaaa gcAGACTGTGAGTTTGACTGATAGGTTTTATTTTCGacaaaatatcatattcaATATGTTATCtgcagataatataataagcttGCTTAACctgaaaaaa agCATAATAGAAACTGAAAAAGAAAATCCAAAGTTTATTGGAACCCttgatattaaaacattaattaaaattattggttattttgaaaaactggGTAAACTTAAATCTGTTCAATATCAAGTTACTTATGATACAAAAACTGTGAATCAATCATTTATAGGAACTCCTAGTGTTGATTTTA cgaCCCCAGAAGCCATTTCATACATGAATAGTTtcttaaatagatttaataacaCTATGAAAGCAACTAGAGCTGACAAAAAATGGAACCTAATAGTATACAAATCCCCAGAGccaaaaatt aatatatcaGAACTTAAGCTTCCAAGGTTTATGAAAATGAGATCATTGCAtgagtatctatattatttagtttatgatCATCCAGGtgaaagtttattaaatacatgtaatGAAACTGAGGCAACTGTCACAAGCTATAGAAATGATATTATTCAAGGAGAAAAAGCTCAACTACCAAAAGTTTACTTTCCCACGGTCGgttggaaaatgtttgttCCGCCCTTACCAAAATAtccaa aaTATCCTGATGGTTGGTTTTTTGTGAGTGACATTATTCATCATATGCCCTTAGATCtgatgttaaaaattgtaaattttaacaaatctaAGGTAAATCTTGACAAACTTGTCACATATGCCACACATCCTGTGTTCAAATACTTACCTTTGATGACACTTTCATCTGAAGTACGTAGTACTTTATCTCAAggattaaaaaa ACACATTCGACatactttaaatgtattacgCCTACTTTGTACAATTGGCTTAATACAGTTTGGTCAAAAAACATACAAAGATACTGaattg atttatgcATACTTGAATAGACGAGCAAGTTTGTTGAATACTGTGAAAAGTAGCCCCAGCTATTATAGAATATCTGATATGGACTATGAAAAACGTTCTTATGAATTTTTCAGCAATTATGAATTAGAAACATTTTGGTTAGATACTTGGTACTTTTGTACAAATACGCCATTAG ggtATAGGATTTCAAATGCTTTGAATAAACCTAAACGAAGGGAAATTATTGAAAGAAGTAAAATAGCCATAGATCTAGCTTGTTCTCCTATAGGTCCATTAGAAGCTGTGTCCCAAGATGATGGTACAATACCTGGTGACAGTAAAGGAGCAGCTGGATTTGACAGTCATTTATTTgc gCACCTTGCTCGCAATTggagcttaaaaaaaaaatctataatgtcAGCATCTAGAAGAAAAACCAAACTTAATCTTTTATTAATGCAgagaacaaaaaaacatagagcaaaagaaaagaaaaaatcagAAATGACTAAAAATCAGTTGTATACAAT gaGATTTAAGTGGACAGCAGTTGAGGATCAAGTActtttattttggaaattggGTGCAATGCTCATAAAACAAGTTAAATCACATGCGTTTCTTTCTTATGGTATTAAAGATGTGTTCAAATCAATATTTGGAAAA tattatCGTTCTAAAAGTATTGATAACTATTTGAGACGAATACGGTATTTAATGCGACATTCGTCTATAGAAACTAATGTAAATACTTTGTACAAGGAATTGAAGAATGATGAAGAAATACAAGAATTATTCaaa aGGGATATTGAGAAACAACATGAACtgtacaatacaaaaaaatataaagcaatGAGGGATCTTATTGTTTCTAACATTAAACAGTTTATAGTGTTATTACGTGAACGTGGTACTACTATAGACACTACAAGCGTAATCAATAAAAGTAAGAAATCAGCTATCATACAACCAGTAGATGTGGTACAAGAATCAGATATCTATGTTGCGAAAATTAGCCAATTTACACCAGACGTCCTAGAGATGGAATTCAATTATTCCGAACCTATTTGCAACCAACTGGACTGTGTACAAgaaattgattatatattcaCTGTGAATGAAATCGCCACATCAATTGTCAGTTCACTCATACAC AGTTCATTGAACAACAAGACTGCGGACCCGAGGATCTCATTATGCTACTTGCAGGCATTTAAACAGTACCCGGAAGACATTTTGAGACAGTCCTTTAGCACCCTCAAGGACTCCAGTATAATAACATGCAGCCAATACCACAAGGAGTCACTACAGATTTTACTATCAACTCCACATATTATCCAGTCAAGAACTTATAATTATGGTCCAAA GTTTTATTCAACATTAATTGGCACCAAAGATGTAGAACGTTACAGAAGTGCGTTTattgcatattcaaatatCAAAGAAGACCTTTCTGAGCGCAAGATTTTACTGCTGTATCCTTCATGTGGTTTATGTACAGCTCTTACCAGTATGTCATTGACAAATACTATAGATATTTCCATCGAGTTTGATAAAAAG TACTTAGAATATATGCCTGATGAAAATTTAGATAAAGCATCTAAGTGCTTGAAAAACACTCTAAaacg tATGAGAAGTCGTCATTTTGATTTACTATCAACCAGTAATGATTCAGTtgaatacatcaaaataataacttctGTCActaaacagttaaaaaattatgag GTTATTTGTAAACTAAAGCaatctatacaaaatatagaagAAGAAATTGATTTAGTAGCGCAAAGTATTTTCTG TCGACCAACATTCACACCACAACTTGAATATCTCACAACCGGACTAAGTGAATTATGCATGCAAATTCTCAAATTTTGTCATACCAAGGGACAATGTGGTGCTTCGCAACTAGAAATCAAA aaaaacttTGAAGATTTATCTCTGTTTGTTCTTACAACGTCTGTGCGATATCTGACGGATAAAGATCTTTTATTGAGAGCTGGCATCGAAACACCAGTATATGTGCATCATGAATACTCAGATTTGTGGCTGGTGAAAATACCCAGTGAAAATTGGTCAAGTGCTGTTAATTATGATTCAATAATTATGGAAGATGAAAATGTATCACATTTAGa gtcaGATTCTGAAGATGCAGATTCAATACTTCCACCATTAAAGAGAATGCGTGAAGAGCATCCAACAGA AACAAATACTAATACCTTTGATCGCATTAAAATTCGTCCTTGGACCCGATTGAATTTAACTATCAACAAAGAACTTTTGGAGAAGTTTTTGAACTCTGttctaactaaaataattgtcaaaCCCGGCATTTACTTGAAAACCCTGAAAAAAGATTATTGCACCATTTTACAGCCAATGGTCGTTAGGGAACTTGTAGAA atgcTTGAAGCTATGaagtgtataaaaatgattcacgtaaaaaatatatgcagaccttcatttttttctaatccGTCACCTTTAAACCATAACTTGGTGTTta cTGATGTGAAGGGATTGGAAGATGACTCATTAATAATACTGGAACCAACTCTTGATTGCGAAATCAGATTtggatatttttcaaataaatttggtGATTATGTTaagtag
- the LOC114127981 gene encoding general transcription factor 3C polypeptide 1 isoform X1: MHRFQKDFSAIILDEIALEGLDGITIEALCKRLSNNCNWPLKPVDDSIKKIIWSFVICLKNVDFYRLDKPRDPLIIFNRYEYIHSEFGSIYEPDNVPQDIYPNFPVEDGTIMGSCKEYFTRFNLASFPRKISVEEAEKRWGRCLVIVANQEVRTKALIPEDKQCTLNISVRYYLVLERIGRSRYLGEASYGTHSLRAIFPDSKALSYIRNRLTDDGLIKNQALAFSGSSTQVANRIVISSLNRFFVKRQSMIDAMVSRIVEYLKSQPNSLASYDQVKSECNISLSKTFKQPQIKKICDTNLMLKYRELYPNATESEYLYKKEPKNEKVIRCIKLKNSVETEHENKTAVEGREFKQDCTFERQILRWIEKHGDLGVTLSDISRAFRFTTDGNLEGVLKKLTNLNYLTKSYCDRGRTKVFSYIANTYKSIYVDDNVEIENLLVTKTQEPKSENVINDFLINTSEDNTRNISFNTAHEQTSIKIECCDESSQNLYSYNNLDTDNDNTLINISAQDENTKQSDVEQTITRIMEHGYCKTVYERSKQTVSLTDRFYFRQNIIFNMLSADNIISLLNLKKSIIETEKENPKFIGTLDIKTLIKIIGYFEKLGKLKSVQYQVTYDTKTVNQSFIGTPSVDFTTPEAISYMNSFLNRFNNTMKATRADKKWNLIVYKSPEPKINISELKLPRFMKMRSLHEYLYYLVYDHPGESLLNTCNETEATVTSYRNDIIQGEKAQLPKVYFPTVGWKMFVPPLPKYPKYPDGWFFVSDIIHHMPLDLMLKIVNFNKSKVNLDKLVTYATHPVFKYLPLMTLSSEVRSTLSQGLKKHIRHTLNVLRLLCTIGLIQFGQKTYKDTELIYAYLNRRASLLNTVKSSPSYYRISDMDYEKRSYEFFSNYELETFWLDTWYFCTNTPLGYRISNALNKPKRREIIERSKIAIDLACSPIGPLEAVSQDDGTIPGDSKGAAGFDSHLFAHLARNWSLKKKSIMSASRRKTKLNLLLMQRTKKHRAKEKKKSEMTKNQLYTMRFKWTAVEDQVLLFWKLGAMLIKQVKSHAFLSYGIKDVFKSIFGKYYRSKSIDNYLRRIRYLMRHSSIETNVNTLYKELKNDEEIQELFKRDIEKQHELYNTKKYKAMRDLIVSNIKQFIVLLRERGTTIDTTSVINKSKKSAIIQPVDVVQESDIYVAKISQFTPDVLEMEFNYSEPICNQLDCVQEIDYIFTVNEIATSIVSSLIHSSLNNKTADPRISLCYLQAFKQYPEDILRQSFSTLKDSSIITCSQYHKESLQILLSTPHIIQSRTYNYGPKFYSTLIGTKDVERYRSAFIAYSNIKEDLSERKILLLYPSCGLCTALTSMSLTNTIDISIEFDKKYLEYMPDENLDKASKCLKNTLKRMRSRHFDLLSTSNDSVEYIKIITSVTKQLKNYEVICKLKQSIQNIEEEIDLVAQSIFCRPTFTPQLEYLTTGLSELCMQILKFCHTKGQCGASQLEIKKNFEDLSLFVLTTSVRYLTDKDLLLRAGIETPVYVHHEYSDLWLVKIPSENWSSAVNYDSIIMEDENVSHLESDSEDADSILPPLKRMREEHPTETNTNTFDRIKIRPWTRLNLTINKELLEKFLNSVLTKIIVKPGIYLKTLKKDYCTILQPMVVRELVEMLEAMKCIKMIHVKNICRPSFFSNPSPLNHNLVFTDVKGLEDDSLIILEPTLDCEIRFGYFSNKFGDYVK; the protein is encoded by the exons ATGCATCGATTTCAAAAAGACTTTAGTGCTATTATTTTGGATGAAATAGCTCTTGAAGGTTTAGATGGAATTACTATTGAAG CTTTGTGCAAGAGATTATCAAACAATTGTAATTGGCCCTTAAAACCAGTTGATGATTCaattaaaaagattatttgGTCGTTTGTAATTTGTCTGAAGAATGTAGATTTTTATAGACTTGATAAACCTAGAGAtcctttgataatatttaatcgatATGAATATATTCATAGTGAATTTGGTTCAATTTATGAGCCG GATAATGTACCACAAGATATTTATCCAAATTTTCCTGTTGAAGATGGTACAATTATGGGATCgtgtaaagaatattttacaagattCAATCTAGCATCATTCCCGAGGAAAATATCAGTTGAAGAAGCAGAAAAACg ATGGGGTAGGTGTTTGGTTATAGTGGCCAATCAAGAAGTACGCACAAAAGCTTTAATTCCAGAAGATAAACAGTGTACCTTAAATATATCAGttcgttattatttagtattagagAGAATTGGACGCTCACGTTATTTAGGAGAAGCATCCTATGGTACTCATTCATTAAGAGCTATTTTTCCTGATTCTAAAGCATTATCTTATATACGAAACCGATTAACTGATGatggtttgataaaaaatcag gCACTTGCTTTTTCTGGAAGCAGTACACAAGTAGCTAATCGTATTGTTATTTCAAGTTTGAATCGATTTTTTGTTAAACGACAATCTATGATTGATGCAATGGTTTCAAGAATTGTAGAGTATTTGAAATCACAACCTAATTCATTGGCATCATATGATCAAGTAAAATCTGAATGCAATATTAGTTtatctaaaacatttaaacaacctcagatcaaaaaaatatgtgatacCAACTta ATGCTCAAGTATCGTGAGTTATATCCAAATGCTACTGAAAgtgaatatttgtataagaAAGAACCTAAAAATGAAAAGGTTAttagatgtattaaattaaagaatagTGTAGAAACAGAACATGAAAACAAAACTGCTGTTGAag gACGTGAGTTTAAACAAGATTGTACATTTGAACGCCAGATTCTTAGATGGATTGAAAAACATGGTGACTTAGGCGTAACACTTTCTGACATATCTCGTGCTTTTAGATTTACTACTGATGGTAATTTAGAAGGGGTTTTGAAGAAgcttactaatttaaattatttaactaaaagttATTGTGATCGAGGTAGAACAAAAGTTTTTAG ttatattgctaatacttataaatcgATATATGTGGATGATAATgttgaaatagaaaatttacttGTAACAAAAACTCAAGAACCAAAGtcagaaaatgtaataaatgattttttgatCAATACTTCTGAAGATAACACAAGaaatatatcttttaataCAGCACATGAACaaacttcaataaaaattgagtGTTGTGATGAGTCTAGTCAGAATTtgtatagctataataatctAGATACAGACaatgataatacattaattaacatttcagcccaa GATGAAAATACTAAACAAAGTGACGTAGAACAAACGATTACACGAATAATGGAACATGGATATTGCAAAACAGTATATGAAAGATCaaa gcAGACTGTGAGTTTGACTGATAGGTTTTATTTTCGacaaaatatcatattcaATATGTTATCtgcagataatataataagcttGCTTAACctgaaaaaa agCATAATAGAAACTGAAAAAGAAAATCCAAAGTTTATTGGAACCCttgatattaaaacattaattaaaattattggttattttgaaaaactggGTAAACTTAAATCTGTTCAATATCAAGTTACTTATGATACAAAAACTGTGAATCAATCATTTATAGGAACTCCTAGTGTTGATTTTA cgaCCCCAGAAGCCATTTCATACATGAATAGTTtcttaaatagatttaataacaCTATGAAAGCAACTAGAGCTGACAAAAAATGGAACCTAATAGTATACAAATCCCCAGAGccaaaaatt aatatatcaGAACTTAAGCTTCCAAGGTTTATGAAAATGAGATCATTGCAtgagtatctatattatttagtttatgatCATCCAGGtgaaagtttattaaatacatgtaatGAAACTGAGGCAACTGTCACAAGCTATAGAAATGATATTATTCAAGGAGAAAAAGCTCAACTACCAAAAGTTTACTTTCCCACGGTCGgttggaaaatgtttgttCCGCCCTTACCAAAATAtccaa aaTATCCTGATGGTTGGTTTTTTGTGAGTGACATTATTCATCATATGCCCTTAGATCtgatgttaaaaattgtaaattttaacaaatctaAGGTAAATCTTGACAAACTTGTCACATATGCCACACATCCTGTGTTCAAATACTTACCTTTGATGACACTTTCATCTGAAGTACGTAGTACTTTATCTCAAggattaaaaaa ACACATTCGACatactttaaatgtattacgCCTACTTTGTACAATTGGCTTAATACAGTTTGGTCAAAAAACATACAAAGATACTGaattg atttatgcATACTTGAATAGACGAGCAAGTTTGTTGAATACTGTGAAAAGTAGCCCCAGCTATTATAGAATATCTGATATGGACTATGAAAAACGTTCTTATGAATTTTTCAGCAATTATGAATTAGAAACATTTTGGTTAGATACTTGGTACTTTTGTACAAATACGCCATTAG ggtATAGGATTTCAAATGCTTTGAATAAACCTAAACGAAGGGAAATTATTGAAAGAAGTAAAATAGCCATAGATCTAGCTTGTTCTCCTATAGGTCCATTAGAAGCTGTGTCCCAAGATGATGGTACAATACCTGGTGACAGTAAAGGAGCAGCTGGATTTGACAGTCATTTATTTgc gCACCTTGCTCGCAATTggagcttaaaaaaaaaatctataatgtcAGCATCTAGAAGAAAAACCAAACTTAATCTTTTATTAATGCAgagaacaaaaaaacatagagcaaaagaaaagaaaaaatcagAAATGACTAAAAATCAGTTGTATACAAT gaGATTTAAGTGGACAGCAGTTGAGGATCAAGTActtttattttggaaattggGTGCAATGCTCATAAAACAAGTTAAATCACATGCGTTTCTTTCTTATGGTATTAAAGATGTGTTCAAATCAATATTTGGAAAA tattatCGTTCTAAAAGTATTGATAACTATTTGAGACGAATACGGTATTTAATGCGACATTCGTCTATAGAAACTAATGTAAATACTTTGTACAAGGAATTGAAGAATGATGAAGAAATACAAGAATTATTCaaa aGGGATATTGAGAAACAACATGAACtgtacaatacaaaaaaatataaagcaatGAGGGATCTTATTGTTTCTAACATTAAACAGTTTATAGTGTTATTACGTGAACGTGGTACTACTATAGACACTACAAGCGTAATCAATAAAAGTAAGAAATCAGCTATCATACAACCAGTAGATGTGGTACAAGAATCAGATATCTATGTTGCGAAAATTAGCCAATTTACACCAGACGTCCTAGAGATGGAATTCAATTATTCCGAACCTATTTGCAACCAACTGGACTGTGTACAAgaaattgattatatattcaCTGTGAATGAAATCGCCACATCAATTGTCAGTTCACTCATACAC AGTTCATTGAACAACAAGACTGCGGACCCGAGGATCTCATTATGCTACTTGCAGGCATTTAAACAGTACCCGGAAGACATTTTGAGACAGTCCTTTAGCACCCTCAAGGACTCCAGTATAATAACATGCAGCCAATACCACAAGGAGTCACTACAGATTTTACTATCAACTCCACATATTATCCAGTCAAGAACTTATAATTATGGTCCAAA GTTTTATTCAACATTAATTGGCACCAAAGATGTAGAACGTTACAGAAGTGCGTTTattgcatattcaaatatCAAAGAAGACCTTTCTGAGCGCAAGATTTTACTGCTGTATCCTTCATGTGGTTTATGTACAGCTCTTACCAGTATGTCATTGACAAATACTATAGATATTTCCATCGAGTTTGATAAAAAG TACTTAGAATATATGCCTGATGAAAATTTAGATAAAGCATCTAAGTGCTTGAAAAACACTCTAAaacg tATGAGAAGTCGTCATTTTGATTTACTATCAACCAGTAATGATTCAGTtgaatacatcaaaataataacttctGTCActaaacagttaaaaaattatgag GTTATTTGTAAACTAAAGCaatctatacaaaatatagaagAAGAAATTGATTTAGTAGCGCAAAGTATTTTCTG TCGACCAACATTCACACCACAACTTGAATATCTCACAACCGGACTAAGTGAATTATGCATGCAAATTCTCAAATTTTGTCATACCAAGGGACAATGTGGTGCTTCGCAACTAGAAATCAAA aaaaacttTGAAGATTTATCTCTGTTTGTTCTTACAACGTCTGTGCGATATCTGACGGATAAAGATCTTTTATTGAGAGCTGGCATCGAAACACCAGTATATGTGCATCATGAATACTCAGATTTGTGGCTGGTGAAAATACCCAGTGAAAATTGGTCAAGTGCTGTTAATTATGATTCAATAATTATGGAAGATGAAAATGTATCACATTTAGa gtcaGATTCTGAAGATGCAGATTCAATACTTCCACCATTAAAGAGAATGCGTGAAGAGCATCCAACAGA AACAAATACTAATACCTTTGATCGCATTAAAATTCGTCCTTGGACCCGATTGAATTTAACTATCAACAAAGAACTTTTGGAGAAGTTTTTGAACTCTGttctaactaaaataattgtcaaaCCCGGCATTTACTTGAAAACCCTGAAAAAAGATTATTGCACCATTTTACAGCCAATGGTCGTTAGGGAACTTGTAGAA atgcTTGAAGCTATGaagtgtataaaaatgattcacgtaaaaaatatatgcagaccttcatttttttctaatccGTCACCTTTAAACCATAACTTGGTGTTta cTGATGTGAAGGGATTGGAAGATGACTCATTAATAATACTGGAACCAACTCTTGATTGCGAAATCAGATTtggatatttttcaaataaatttggtGATTATGTTaagtag